From the Terriglobales bacterium genome, the window CGTGACGCCTACGACTGACATCCTGAACATGTGCATCTTCGCCGCGCCGATGGTAGGACTCTACGTGCTGAGCATAGGCGTAGCCTGGCTGGTACATCCGAGCAGGCGCAAGGCGAGAGAGGCAAAACAGAAAACGTCGTAAATTTTCTGTCATTCCGAACGCCCGCTTTTGGCGGAGGAATCCCTATCAACATCTTATGATCTTTGCTGAGAGCATAGCCCCGGTAGGGATTCCTCTCTCCTGTTCACGCGAACAACACGCGTGAGCATCCGCTCGGAATGACAAAGCAATGGCGTAACATTGAATGCTTCAATGCGCGTGCTCATAATCTGCCTCTCCGCTTGTCTCCTAATGGCCTGCAACACAGCCAAGAGCGATGCCGCTAGCCCTCAGGCTGAAACTGCACAGCCAGCCGCTTCAAACTCAAGCACCGAGATCGGTCTCACCCAGCAGCAGATCGATTCTGCAATGGATAGCGCGCTCAAGCTCGACCCCCAACGCTGCTGGACGCTGCTAAAGCAGTTCGTCGCGATCGGCTCGCGTCCTCTCGGCAGTCCTGGACACAAGAAAGCCGAAGATTTCATCCACGCACACGTCAAAGGCGATCAGGTTGAGGATGACGCCTTTACGCAACAAACCCCGGTCGGTTCTTTCCCGGTTCGGAACATCATTGCTAAGTATCCCGGGAAGAAGCCGGGCATCGTGGTCTTCGCCTCCCATTACGAGACAAACTCCTGGCTGCCGAAAAAGTACGTGGGCGCCAATGACGGCGGCTCATCGACCGCCCTTCTGCTCGAATTCGCGAATCTGTTACGTGAGCGTGTGAAGAACGGACCCATGGAGGGATACAGCGTCTGGCTGGTATTCACCGATGGCGAAGAAGCGATGCAGCGCGAGTGGTCGAGCGACAGTCTCTACGGGAGCAAGCACCTCGCGCAAAAATGGCAGCAGGATGGAACCGCGAAGCAGATTAAAGCTCTCCTGCTCGCAGATATGCTTGGCGATGCGGATCTCAACATCGAGCAGGACGCTAATTCCTCACCGCGCCTGCAGGCCATCGCATATGTCGCCGCATCGCACTACGGCTATCAGTCGCATCTGTTCGCTCGCCAAAGCGCGATTGAAGACGATCATCTGCCATTTTCAAAAGTTGGTATTCCCGTAATGGATTTCATCGACCTCGACTACGGCTACAACAATTCCTTTCACCACACCGTCGAAGACACCATCGACAAGCTCAGCCCCAAAAGTCTCGAGATTTCGGGCGATACGATGCTGGGCACGCTGGCGCTGCTGAATGCAGGGGCGAAGTAAACCAGAAGAGCGAACACGAAGGTCACGAAGCCTGAACACTGGAGGTCACGAAGACGGACTCCGTGGCCTCTGATTTGCGACTTCGTGACCTTCGTGTTCGCTCTTCTCACGGGTCATGTTCTTCGCCCACTCCTCCAACCGTTTGCATAATGCATCGCGTGACTGCAGAGAAGCCTGGCTCATGTCGGAGATCGCTCCCCAGATAGCTGGGCGCACTCCGACGTAGGCGAGAAATCGCCAGACGCTGAATTTGCCGTTGCGACTGAAGCGGTTCATATCGGGAAGGCGGGCATCGTGGGCATCCGAGATGGCCTTGAAGCAGTAGAAAGGAAGCTCTGCTTGCTGCGCGCATTCGGCGATCGCGGCAGCTTCCATGTCAACGTAGTCGCCGCCGAATCGCTCGCCGATCTGACGCTTTTCTTCCAACCCGGCGATGCGTTCAACTGTGACGAGCGTGCCATTAGTTCCATTTCCGGAAAAGCGCTCACCCGAACTTCCGCTGATCACGACGGATGGCTCGACCACCAGTCCGCCAGATGCGGTCGGATTTAGACCGCCGGCCCACCCGACTGAGGCAACGGCACTCAACTCACCGGTAGCCAGCACAGCCCGACATGCGACTGCCGCCGAGCTGCTTCCCATTCCGGCGTAGGCGATGACCTTTTGATCATCTTCGTAGAGGCGAACGCGTTTATCGGGCAGGTACTTCAGCGGCTTCATGGTGCGAAGCATCGGATGCACTTCGCGAAACATGGCAGCAACAATTCCGACGCGTGCCATCAGTTAGCAGCTCCGAGCGCCAGAGGAACCGGCTCGCGAACGTACTGGTGTCCGATGAACCAGCCACAAGCGCGGCGCAGCGCATCTTCGACCGGCAATACGCGATATCCCAAGTCTCGTTCCG encodes:
- a CDS encoding M28 family peptidase, which translates into the protein MACNTAKSDAASPQAETAQPAASNSSTEIGLTQQQIDSAMDSALKLDPQRCWTLLKQFVAIGSRPLGSPGHKKAEDFIHAHVKGDQVEDDAFTQQTPVGSFPVRNIIAKYPGKKPGIVVFASHYETNSWLPKKYVGANDGGSSTALLLEFANLLRERVKNGPMEGYSVWLVFTDGEEAMQREWSSDSLYGSKHLAQKWQQDGTAKQIKALLLADMLGDADLNIEQDANSSPRLQAIAYVAASHYGYQSHLFARQSAIEDDHLPFSKVGIPVMDFIDLDYGYNNSFHHTVEDTIDKLSPKSLEISGDTMLGTLALLNAGAK